The following proteins are co-located in the Anas platyrhynchos isolate ZD024472 breed Pekin duck chromosome 1, IASCAAS_PekinDuck_T2T, whole genome shotgun sequence genome:
- the NFKBIZ gene encoding NF-kappa-B inhibitor zeta isoform X2 → MIVDSSRDAAPDGGDAGALSSPINLAYFYGASPHSSEGSCSPAHSAPGSPGSDSDLSVSSRGGGRRDSSRGGARPALQAVEQHMGGGKQHRGPFQGVRVKNSVKELLLHFRSSKQMSSGTAAEDCKAQGGLVNYEQYTELKSILGHSGKRKAPELLSDGPSFKRQANIHPHLLTPPQTPTSMDSMEETHKNEPKHDSSSDLLQNIINIKNESSPVSLNTVQVSWLHGVSSHSSPGEQYQDSPGTQTFSPSQKYQAFQDHTSQNMLDPPQHYPFPSSQNQELSQSYTSDASLEYRPFSASDQSPSYQPNTFESHELQYCPSQSFSSLLNDSEGSENISAPLQPLTSAHPQSDVSSHAQNFSLAPNNICGSLERSISLAALNVSLPHQNVARNTTQLGKSFFQWQVEQEENKLANISQDQFLAKDSDGDTFLHIAVAQGRRALSYVLARKMAALHMLDIKEHNGQSAFQVAVAANQHLIVQDLVSLGAQVNTTDCWGRTPLHVCAEKGHAQVLQAIQKGAMGSNQYVDLEATNYDGLTALHCAVLAHNAVLHELQNCQPPHSPEVQELLLRNKSLVETIKTLIQMGASVEAKDRKSGRSALHLAAEEANLELIRLFLELPNCLSFVNAKAYNGNTALHVAASLQYRVSQLDAVRLLMRKGADPSARNLENEQPVHLVPDGLVGEQIRRILKGKAIQQRASPF, encoded by the exons ATGATCGTGGACAGCAGCCGCGACGCGGCGCCCGATGGCGGCGACGCCGGCGCCCTCAGCAGCCCCATCAACCTGGCGTACTTCTACGGGGCCTCGCCGCACTCCAGCGAGGGCAGCTGCTCGCCGGCTCACTCCGCCCCGGGCTCGCCGGGCTCCGACTCGGACCTGTCGGTCAGCAgccgcggcggcggccgccgggACTCCTCGCGGGGAGGCGCCCGCCCCGCTCTGCAAG CAGTGGAGCAGCACATGGGGGGAGGAAAGCAGCACAGGGGCCCCTTCCAGGGGGTCCGCGTGAAGAACTCGGTGAAGGAGCTCCTGCTGCACTTCAGGAGCAGCAAGCAGATGTCCTCGGGCACCGCCGCGGAGGACTGCAAG gCACAAGGAGGATTGGTGAACTACGAACAGTAcacag agcTGAAGAGCATCCTGGGTCACAGTGGCAAAAGAAAGGCTCCTGAGCTCCTTTCTGATGGACCTTCTTTCAAACGCCAAGCTAATATTCACCCACACCTCCTG ACACCACCCCAGACACCGACTTCAATGGATAGCATGGAGGAGACACATAAAAATGAACCAAAGCATGACAGCAGTTCTGATCTGCTCCAGAACATTATAAACATTAAGAATGAGTCGAGCCCTGTTTCTCTGAATACAGTGCAGGTTAGCTGGTTGCACGGTGTCTCCAGTCACAGTTCGCCTGGTGAGCAATACCAAGACAGTCCAGGAACACAGACTTTTTCCCCGTCCCAGAAGTACCAAGCATTCCAGGATCACACCTCCCAGAATATGCTTGATCCTCCCCAGCATTACCCGTTTCCTTCATCGCAGAACCAGGAGTTGTCACAGAGCTATACTTCGGATGCATCTCTGGAGTACAGGCCCTTTTCTGCCAGTGACCAGTCTCCCAGCTACCAGCCGAATACCTTTGAGAGCCATGAACTGCAGTATTGCCCTTCACAAagtttctcctccctcctcaaCGATTCTGAAGGCTCGGAGAACATCTCTGCTCCCCTCCAGCCGCTGACGAGTGCCCACCCGCAGTCTGATGTCAGCTCCCATGCTCAGAATTTCAGCTTGGCTCCCAATAATATCTGTGGTAGTCTTGAGCGCAGCATCTCTTTGGCTGCTTTGAATGTCTCACTACCACACCAAAATGTTGCCAGAAACACAACGCAGCTGGGCAAGTCATTTTTTCAGTGGCAAGTGgagcaggaggaaaacaaattgGCTAACATCTCTCAAGACCAGTTTCTCGCAAAAGACTCTGATGGAGACAC cTTCCTTCACATCGCTGTTGCCCAGGGCAGACGAGCACTCTCCTACGTTCTCGCAAGGAAAATGGCTGCTCTGCATATGCTGGATATTAAAGAGCACAATGGCCAG AGTGCATTTCAGGTTGCTGTGGCGGCCAATCAGCATCTCATTGTGCAGGACTTGGTTAGCTTGGGGGCTCAAGTCAACACCACAGACTGCTGGGGTAGAACGCCATTGCATGTTTGTGCTGAGAAGGGACATGCCCaggtccttcag GCAATCCAAAAGGGAGCCATGGGAAGCAATCAGTATGTGGACCTTGAGGCAACGAACTACGATG gTTTGACAGCGCTGCACTGTGCTGTTCTGGCCCATAATGCTGTGCTGCATGAACTGCAAAACTGTCAACCACCTCACTCTCCTGAGGTTCAGGAGCTTCTGTTGAGAAACAAGAGCCTGGTAGAAACCATTAAGACTCTGATACAAATGGGAGCTTCTGTTGAAGCAAAA GATCGCAAAAGTGGTCGCTCAGCTTTACATTTGGCAGCAGAAGAAGCGAACCTGGAGCTCATTCGTCTCTTTTTGGAGCTGCCCAACTGCCTTTCTTTTGTTAATGCAAAG gcttaCAATGGCAACACAGCACTTCATGTGGCTGCTAGCCTGCAGTATCGGGTGAGTCAGTTGGATGCGGTTCGCCTGCTAATGCGAAAGGGAGCTGATCCAAGTGCCAGAAATTTGGAAAATGAGCAGCCAGTTCACCTGGTTCCTGATGGCCTTGTAGGAGAACag ATAAGACGTATCCTGAAAGGGAAGGCGATTCAGCAGAGAGCGTCGCCATTTTAA
- the NFKBIZ gene encoding NF-kappa-B inhibitor zeta isoform X3 codes for MIVDSSRDAAPDGGDAGALSSPINLAYFYGASPHSSEGSCSPAHSAPGSPGSDSDLSVSSRGGGRRDSSRGGARPALQVEQHMGGGKQHRGPFQGVRVKNSVKELLLHFRSSKQMSSGTAAEDCKAQGGLVNYEQYTAELKSILGHSGKRKAPELLSDGPSFKRQANIHPHLLTPPQTPTSMDSMEETHKNEPKHDSSSDLLQNIINIKNESSPVSLNTVQVSWLHGVSSHSSPGEQYQDSPGTQTFSPSQKYQAFQDHTSQNMLDPPQHYPFPSSQNQELSQSYTSDASLEYRPFSASDQSPSYQPNTFESHELQYCPSQSFSSLLNDSEGSENISAPLQPLTSAHPQSDVSSHAQNFSLAPNNICGSLERSISLAALNVSLPHQNVARNTTQLGKSFFQWQVEQEENKLANISQDQFLAKDSDGDTFLHIAVAQGRRALSYVLARKMAALHMLDIKEHNGQSAFQVAVAANQHLIVQDLVSLGAQVNTTDCWGRTPLHVCAEKGHAQVLQAIQKGAMGSNQYVDLEATNYDGLTALHCAVLAHNAVLHELQNCQPPHSPEVQELLLRNKSLVETIKTLIQMGASVEAKDRKSGRSALHLAAEEANLELIRLFLELPNCLSFVNAKAYNGNTALHVAASLQYRVSQLDAVRLLMRKGADPSARNLENEQPVHLVPDGLVGEQIRRILKGKAIQQRASPF; via the exons ATGATCGTGGACAGCAGCCGCGACGCGGCGCCCGATGGCGGCGACGCCGGCGCCCTCAGCAGCCCCATCAACCTGGCGTACTTCTACGGGGCCTCGCCGCACTCCAGCGAGGGCAGCTGCTCGCCGGCTCACTCCGCCCCGGGCTCGCCGGGCTCCGACTCGGACCTGTCGGTCAGCAgccgcggcggcggccgccgggACTCCTCGCGGGGAGGCGCCCGCCCCGCTCTGCAAG TGGAGCAGCACATGGGGGGAGGAAAGCAGCACAGGGGCCCCTTCCAGGGGGTCCGCGTGAAGAACTCGGTGAAGGAGCTCCTGCTGCACTTCAGGAGCAGCAAGCAGATGTCCTCGGGCACCGCCGCGGAGGACTGCAAG gCACAAGGAGGATTGGTGAACTACGAACAGTAcacag cagagcTGAAGAGCATCCTGGGTCACAGTGGCAAAAGAAAGGCTCCTGAGCTCCTTTCTGATGGACCTTCTTTCAAACGCCAAGCTAATATTCACCCACACCTCCTG ACACCACCCCAGACACCGACTTCAATGGATAGCATGGAGGAGACACATAAAAATGAACCAAAGCATGACAGCAGTTCTGATCTGCTCCAGAACATTATAAACATTAAGAATGAGTCGAGCCCTGTTTCTCTGAATACAGTGCAGGTTAGCTGGTTGCACGGTGTCTCCAGTCACAGTTCGCCTGGTGAGCAATACCAAGACAGTCCAGGAACACAGACTTTTTCCCCGTCCCAGAAGTACCAAGCATTCCAGGATCACACCTCCCAGAATATGCTTGATCCTCCCCAGCATTACCCGTTTCCTTCATCGCAGAACCAGGAGTTGTCACAGAGCTATACTTCGGATGCATCTCTGGAGTACAGGCCCTTTTCTGCCAGTGACCAGTCTCCCAGCTACCAGCCGAATACCTTTGAGAGCCATGAACTGCAGTATTGCCCTTCACAAagtttctcctccctcctcaaCGATTCTGAAGGCTCGGAGAACATCTCTGCTCCCCTCCAGCCGCTGACGAGTGCCCACCCGCAGTCTGATGTCAGCTCCCATGCTCAGAATTTCAGCTTGGCTCCCAATAATATCTGTGGTAGTCTTGAGCGCAGCATCTCTTTGGCTGCTTTGAATGTCTCACTACCACACCAAAATGTTGCCAGAAACACAACGCAGCTGGGCAAGTCATTTTTTCAGTGGCAAGTGgagcaggaggaaaacaaattgGCTAACATCTCTCAAGACCAGTTTCTCGCAAAAGACTCTGATGGAGACAC cTTCCTTCACATCGCTGTTGCCCAGGGCAGACGAGCACTCTCCTACGTTCTCGCAAGGAAAATGGCTGCTCTGCATATGCTGGATATTAAAGAGCACAATGGCCAG AGTGCATTTCAGGTTGCTGTGGCGGCCAATCAGCATCTCATTGTGCAGGACTTGGTTAGCTTGGGGGCTCAAGTCAACACCACAGACTGCTGGGGTAGAACGCCATTGCATGTTTGTGCTGAGAAGGGACATGCCCaggtccttcag GCAATCCAAAAGGGAGCCATGGGAAGCAATCAGTATGTGGACCTTGAGGCAACGAACTACGATG gTTTGACAGCGCTGCACTGTGCTGTTCTGGCCCATAATGCTGTGCTGCATGAACTGCAAAACTGTCAACCACCTCACTCTCCTGAGGTTCAGGAGCTTCTGTTGAGAAACAAGAGCCTGGTAGAAACCATTAAGACTCTGATACAAATGGGAGCTTCTGTTGAAGCAAAA GATCGCAAAAGTGGTCGCTCAGCTTTACATTTGGCAGCAGAAGAAGCGAACCTGGAGCTCATTCGTCTCTTTTTGGAGCTGCCCAACTGCCTTTCTTTTGTTAATGCAAAG gcttaCAATGGCAACACAGCACTTCATGTGGCTGCTAGCCTGCAGTATCGGGTGAGTCAGTTGGATGCGGTTCGCCTGCTAATGCGAAAGGGAGCTGATCCAAGTGCCAGAAATTTGGAAAATGAGCAGCCAGTTCACCTGGTTCCTGATGGCCTTGTAGGAGAACag ATAAGACGTATCCTGAAAGGGAAGGCGATTCAGCAGAGAGCGTCGCCATTTTAA
- the NFKBIZ gene encoding NF-kappa-B inhibitor zeta isoform X1, translated as MIVDSSRDAAPDGGDAGALSSPINLAYFYGASPHSSEGSCSPAHSAPGSPGSDSDLSVSSRGGGRRDSSRGGARPALQAVEQHMGGGKQHRGPFQGVRVKNSVKELLLHFRSSKQMSSGTAAEDCKAQGGLVNYEQYTAELKSILGHSGKRKAPELLSDGPSFKRQANIHPHLLTPPQTPTSMDSMEETHKNEPKHDSSSDLLQNIINIKNESSPVSLNTVQVSWLHGVSSHSSPGEQYQDSPGTQTFSPSQKYQAFQDHTSQNMLDPPQHYPFPSSQNQELSQSYTSDASLEYRPFSASDQSPSYQPNTFESHELQYCPSQSFSSLLNDSEGSENISAPLQPLTSAHPQSDVSSHAQNFSLAPNNICGSLERSISLAALNVSLPHQNVARNTTQLGKSFFQWQVEQEENKLANISQDQFLAKDSDGDTFLHIAVAQGRRALSYVLARKMAALHMLDIKEHNGQSAFQVAVAANQHLIVQDLVSLGAQVNTTDCWGRTPLHVCAEKGHAQVLQAIQKGAMGSNQYVDLEATNYDGLTALHCAVLAHNAVLHELQNCQPPHSPEVQELLLRNKSLVETIKTLIQMGASVEAKDRKSGRSALHLAAEEANLELIRLFLELPNCLSFVNAKAYNGNTALHVAASLQYRVSQLDAVRLLMRKGADPSARNLENEQPVHLVPDGLVGEQIRRILKGKAIQQRASPF; from the exons ATGATCGTGGACAGCAGCCGCGACGCGGCGCCCGATGGCGGCGACGCCGGCGCCCTCAGCAGCCCCATCAACCTGGCGTACTTCTACGGGGCCTCGCCGCACTCCAGCGAGGGCAGCTGCTCGCCGGCTCACTCCGCCCCGGGCTCGCCGGGCTCCGACTCGGACCTGTCGGTCAGCAgccgcggcggcggccgccgggACTCCTCGCGGGGAGGCGCCCGCCCCGCTCTGCAAG CAGTGGAGCAGCACATGGGGGGAGGAAAGCAGCACAGGGGCCCCTTCCAGGGGGTCCGCGTGAAGAACTCGGTGAAGGAGCTCCTGCTGCACTTCAGGAGCAGCAAGCAGATGTCCTCGGGCACCGCCGCGGAGGACTGCAAG gCACAAGGAGGATTGGTGAACTACGAACAGTAcacag cagagcTGAAGAGCATCCTGGGTCACAGTGGCAAAAGAAAGGCTCCTGAGCTCCTTTCTGATGGACCTTCTTTCAAACGCCAAGCTAATATTCACCCACACCTCCTG ACACCACCCCAGACACCGACTTCAATGGATAGCATGGAGGAGACACATAAAAATGAACCAAAGCATGACAGCAGTTCTGATCTGCTCCAGAACATTATAAACATTAAGAATGAGTCGAGCCCTGTTTCTCTGAATACAGTGCAGGTTAGCTGGTTGCACGGTGTCTCCAGTCACAGTTCGCCTGGTGAGCAATACCAAGACAGTCCAGGAACACAGACTTTTTCCCCGTCCCAGAAGTACCAAGCATTCCAGGATCACACCTCCCAGAATATGCTTGATCCTCCCCAGCATTACCCGTTTCCTTCATCGCAGAACCAGGAGTTGTCACAGAGCTATACTTCGGATGCATCTCTGGAGTACAGGCCCTTTTCTGCCAGTGACCAGTCTCCCAGCTACCAGCCGAATACCTTTGAGAGCCATGAACTGCAGTATTGCCCTTCACAAagtttctcctccctcctcaaCGATTCTGAAGGCTCGGAGAACATCTCTGCTCCCCTCCAGCCGCTGACGAGTGCCCACCCGCAGTCTGATGTCAGCTCCCATGCTCAGAATTTCAGCTTGGCTCCCAATAATATCTGTGGTAGTCTTGAGCGCAGCATCTCTTTGGCTGCTTTGAATGTCTCACTACCACACCAAAATGTTGCCAGAAACACAACGCAGCTGGGCAAGTCATTTTTTCAGTGGCAAGTGgagcaggaggaaaacaaattgGCTAACATCTCTCAAGACCAGTTTCTCGCAAAAGACTCTGATGGAGACAC cTTCCTTCACATCGCTGTTGCCCAGGGCAGACGAGCACTCTCCTACGTTCTCGCAAGGAAAATGGCTGCTCTGCATATGCTGGATATTAAAGAGCACAATGGCCAG AGTGCATTTCAGGTTGCTGTGGCGGCCAATCAGCATCTCATTGTGCAGGACTTGGTTAGCTTGGGGGCTCAAGTCAACACCACAGACTGCTGGGGTAGAACGCCATTGCATGTTTGTGCTGAGAAGGGACATGCCCaggtccttcag GCAATCCAAAAGGGAGCCATGGGAAGCAATCAGTATGTGGACCTTGAGGCAACGAACTACGATG gTTTGACAGCGCTGCACTGTGCTGTTCTGGCCCATAATGCTGTGCTGCATGAACTGCAAAACTGTCAACCACCTCACTCTCCTGAGGTTCAGGAGCTTCTGTTGAGAAACAAGAGCCTGGTAGAAACCATTAAGACTCTGATACAAATGGGAGCTTCTGTTGAAGCAAAA GATCGCAAAAGTGGTCGCTCAGCTTTACATTTGGCAGCAGAAGAAGCGAACCTGGAGCTCATTCGTCTCTTTTTGGAGCTGCCCAACTGCCTTTCTTTTGTTAATGCAAAG gcttaCAATGGCAACACAGCACTTCATGTGGCTGCTAGCCTGCAGTATCGGGTGAGTCAGTTGGATGCGGTTCGCCTGCTAATGCGAAAGGGAGCTGATCCAAGTGCCAGAAATTTGGAAAATGAGCAGCCAGTTCACCTGGTTCCTGATGGCCTTGTAGGAGAACag ATAAGACGTATCCTGAAAGGGAAGGCGATTCAGCAGAGAGCGTCGCCATTTTAA